Genomic segment of uncultured Desulfobacter sp.:
CCCCCTTTGTATGAAAGTTGAAAAGACATGCCTGATACCATTACCAGTAACGGTACATCGAAATTCCGTAATTGGAATAAAAGCTTAGGAGGGGAAACGTGTGCAAAAATAACCATTGAAAGCCCAATGAATCGTATAAAATCTATTCTATCTTCTCTCATAGCTTGTTTATATCTTTCTGCTTTTATCTCCAGCTAAGTGTTTTGTTCTGAAACAAGTTCTTTAAATGCATGGTGGACTTTAAACGCGACCTGCTTCCATGATCGGACTTTGCTTTCTTTAAGGACTGATTCGGGATCCCATTTTGTTGATAAAGTTTTTTCAATCCCTGCTTTTAAGAGGGCGACCTGTTTCCGGGGTACGATGTAACCGGCACCGGGGACCGGCAAAATATCTCGCACTGCTCCTACATCTGTCGCGATAACCGGCGTTCCGCTAGCCAAGCTCTCAAGTACGGCATTAGGACAGCCTTCCCTATAGGACGCTAAGACACTTGCATCCGCCGCACTGAAATACCTGGCTACTTGATCATATGGTTTAGGACCAGCCAAAAGAACCCGCTTTTCGACCCCTGATTTTTGGGCTTCTGCCATGATGGTCTTATGAGTGCCTCCTTGAGCTGGGCCACCGACAAGTACTAAACAAACGTCTTCGGGCAAATCGGCAAGCGCCCTGATTACTTCATGGTGGCCTTTACGGTGACCAAGGTGGCCCACTGTAACTAATATCTTTTTATCTTCAGGTAATCCAAGGTACTTTCTACAAGCCATTTTATCCTTGATATAAAAATTATCGGTATCCACGCCATTGGGAATGACAACGACCTTGGCAGGATCTGCCCCCAGTTTTATTGCTGTCTCAGCAAGATCACTGGAGACACTTATTACTGCAGATGCCTTCTTCAATGCTTCTGCACATTGTTTTCTCTGGGACGGCTCCTTCATGCATTCAAACAGTTTCCCCCGCAGCGTAATTACATAGGGGATATCAAGAGCTTTTGCTATCAGGGATACGCCGACACCGTCCGGCCATACAAAATGGGCGTCCAATATATCGGGTTGCCATTCTCTGCTTAGATTTTTCACCCAGGGCAAAAGTCCTCTGGCGTAATATTTCGCATCATTGTTTTTGAAAATTTTAGGGGTATAGAAAAAACGGGGCCTTGAAATGTCAAGGCCCTTCAAATTTTCATGAACAATTGTTTTTTTAGGTGCAAACAAAGGAAACCAGGGAGCCGGAGAACAAACCCTCAAATCAACATACTTTGACAGCGCCAAAATTCGTTGAAACACAAAAATTCCCCAATTGGGGTTGATGCCATTTGGAAAACAATATGAGAATGACAGGACTTTCACTTTGTGTGTACCAAATCTTCATAGGCTTGAATATAGGCGTTCACCATCTTTTCCATGCTGTATTTTTGACGAACTAATTCCAACCCTCGTTTGCCAACTGCGTCTCTTTTATCTGGATTTATCATCAGTTTATGCATTGCAATCGCCAGCATATTGGGGCTTTGAGGATCAACAAGCAGAGCGGCCTGTCCAACTGCCGCCGAAATTCCCCCCACTCGGGTTGCAATCACAGGAAGTTGAGCCATCATAGCTTCCAGGATTACCATCGGCAGTCCTTCGCTTCTGCTCGAAAGTACGAAGATATCAGCAGCGTTGTATAGAGCTGCGGTATCATTTCGAAATCCCAAAAACACAAAACAGTCTTTAATTTCGTTAGTTTCAACCGCAACCAAGAGCATTTTACAATATTCAGAGTCTGAAAATTTGCCTGCTAATGCGATTTTAAACCGGGCTTGCCCTTTTATTATGGATTTTAATTTTACAGTTGCCTCTATTAGATCTTCGAATCCCTTTTCCGGCCTCGGATTTCCTACTGCAAGGAAGAGGATGTCATGGCTTCCCATCCCCAGTTCATTACGGATCTTCTTTCTGAGCAAAATATCCTTTTTAATTTCAGGCACACCATTGGGAATTATCCGAATATTTTTTTTCCAATCAAGATAGTTACGGTGTCGATAGCCTACAGCATCAGATACTGCTGAGAAAGCGGATAAAAATTTTGCAAAAAATCGGTATCTTTTCTGCAAAGCTTCAAACCCTTCATACAAAAGGCCATGTGCAGTAAACATCAATGGGATATTATAAGACAAGAGGTTCGCCAATACAGCATATGGAAGGCTTGAATAATCATGAATATTGATAACCGTAGGCTCAAAAGCTTTAATTTGTTTTCTTATCGCCCAAATAGCTCTGATATCTTTGCTGGTATAACTTTTTATCGCCGTTACAATTTTTCCAGCATTTGAAAGTTCATCAACCAAATCTCCTTTATTCTGCAGACAAATTATCTTTACATCAATTTTTTTTCCCTGCAGTCCATTTGTCAAGTGAACAACTAAACGTTCCATTCCGCCAGGTCTAAGACTAGATAAAAAAAAGCAAACTCTTATCTCATCAACTATTTCAGGATATTTTTTCACTTTTAGCCATCGCGTTAGCTCTGAATTATTTGAATACTGGGAGACACAAATTATTGAACGGTTCTGCTAAATAAAAGTTATACTACCATAAATTGTTTTTCTGAATTAATGAGTTCACCTCATGTGTATA
This window contains:
- a CDS encoding glycosyltransferase is translated as MKKYPEIVDEIRVCFFLSSLRPGGMERLVVHLTNGLQGKKIDVKIICLQNKGDLVDELSNAGKIVTAIKSYTSKDIRAIWAIRKQIKAFEPTVINIHDYSSLPYAVLANLLSYNIPLMFTAHGLLYEGFEALQKRYRFFAKFLSAFSAVSDAVGYRHRNYLDWKKNIRIIPNGVPEIKKDILLRKKIRNELGMGSHDILFLAVGNPRPEKGFEDLIEATVKLKSIIKGQARFKIALAGKFSDSEYCKMLLVAVETNEIKDCFVFLGFRNDTAALYNAADIFVLSSRSEGLPMVILEAMMAQLPVIATRVGGISAAVGQAALLVDPQSPNMLAIAMHKLMINPDKRDAVGKRGLELVRQKYSMEKMVNAYIQAYEDLVHTK
- a CDS encoding glycosyltransferase, which encodes MFQRILALSKYVDLRVCSPAPWFPLFAPKKTIVHENLKGLDISRPRFFYTPKIFKNNDAKYYARGLLPWVKNLSREWQPDILDAHFVWPDGVGVSLIAKALDIPYVITLRGKLFECMKEPSQRKQCAEALKKASAVISVSSDLAETAIKLGADPAKVVVIPNGVDTDNFYIKDKMACRKYLGLPEDKKILVTVGHLGHRKGHHEVIRALADLPEDVCLVLVGGPAQGGTHKTIMAEAQKSGVEKRVLLAGPKPYDQVARYFSAADASVLASYREGCPNAVLESLASGTPVIATDVGAVRDILPVPGAGYIVPRKQVALLKAGIEKTLSTKWDPESVLKESKVRSWKQVAFKVHHAFKELVSEQNT